From the genome of Candidatus Rhodoluna planktonica:
TTTCCCGTCAGCCTGAAGGCTGGCCAGGATGCGAACAATCGCTGCAGACAAATCTGCTGGAGTCAAGGTTTGGCCTAACTAAGACAAAGTCGAGTTCTCAGAATTTTTGGCGGGGTGCTCAAAAAGAGAAGTCTTGTAAATCATACCGAAATCAACCTTTTCATTGGATTTTCTCAGCCAACCAAACCTTTATCGTCCGGCGTCGCTGTTAGTCTGGTAGGACCCTAGCCCCCATAGCTCAGGGGATAGAGCGCCGCTCTCCGGAGGCGGGTGCGCAGGTTCGAATCCTGCTGGGGGCGCGTGTTTGGAATTGATTGGCTAGAGCCTGAAACCCTGATTGCTTCATTTGGTGTTTATGCACTGATTGGGGTTTGCGCCATCGTCTTTATTGAAACAGGTTTGCTGGTCGGTTTCTTTTTACCCGGTGACTCGCTGCTATTCGTCACCGGTCTAATGATTTCCAGCGGTGCCATAATTTTGCCGATTGGCGAAGGATATCCAGTTCCGATTTGGTTGGCCTGTCTACTGATATCAACTTCGGCCTGGTTGGGTGATCAGACCGGATACTGGATTGGTCGAAAAGCGGGACCGGCAATTTTCAATAAGCCGGAATCAAAATTTTTTAGTCAAAAAAATGTTTCTCGAACTAACTCGTTTTTTGAAC
Proteins encoded in this window:
- a CDS encoding DedA family protein; this encodes MFGIDWLEPETLIASFGVYALIGVCAIVFIETGLLVGFFLPGDSLLFVTGLMISSGAIILPIGEGYPVPIWLACLLISTSAWLGDQTGYWIGRKAGPAIFNKPESKFFSQKNVSRTNSFFERYGAKAIILAHFVPVMRTFVPVAAGVGEMPYTRFLKLNFIGVLGWGTGVTLLGYFLGKIPFVADHVEYFTILFVVVSTIPIVIEIVKVRRERR